The window atcagtgatcgatcaaaaattgtaaatagaaaaagcaacaatgataatgaaacaagCATCAACAATGGTGAAAAATCGTTTTACACATCTAATAACGATTCCatttgtgaatgatgattttattcaagCATATCTGGATTTTAAACATAGAATATTGGAAGATAATcctgatattgatgaaatattgtttcaaaatccaaaaaaattacacATGACAATTTCTTGTCTATCATTGgatgatcaacaacgatTAACGATGGCACGTGAATTGTTTACAAAACAATGTTCAGATTATGTGGAAAAATTTCCCGAAATTCTAGAcaataaaatacaaattaAAGGTGTTGAtatcatgaatgaaaaccCTAGAAAAACGAATGTATTGTAtgcaaaaattgaaaat of the Dermatophagoides farinae isolate YC_2012a chromosome 1, ASM2471394v1, whole genome shotgun sequence genome contains:
- the LOC124492867 gene encoding activating signal cointegrator 1 complex subunit 1, which gives rise to MIMKQASTMVKNRFTHLITIPFVNDDFIQAYLDFKHRILEDNPDIDEILFQNPKKLHMTISCLSLDDQQRLTMARELFTKQCSDYVEKFPEILDNKIQIKGVDIMNENPRKTNVLYAKIENENLQNFANNIADVMVSNGLLYTGDRHANLSGRQNVKLHLTLMNSSFLFRRKDFSLKKRKPMKQRYFDSTEILNNYRDHFFMEIPMPPVQLNELHRINEFGYYNVVESIHLLKQ